A genomic segment from Panthera tigris isolate Pti1 chromosome A1, P.tigris_Pti1_mat1.1, whole genome shotgun sequence encodes:
- the LOC102956325 gene encoding olfactory receptor 2L8-like, which yields MENNNQTLTGFLLLGLFPPSRIGLFIFILIVIIFLMALFGNLSMFLLILLDVHLHTPMYFLLSQLSLMDLNYISTIVPKMASNYLFGNKSISFIECGVQSFFFLTLAGAEGLLLASMAYDRYLAICFPLHYPIRMSKKVCVLMITGSWIMGSVNSCAHTVYALHIPYCRSRSINRFFCDVPAMLTLACMDTWVYEYTVFVSTTLLIAFPFIGIACSCGRVLHAICHMHSTERRKKAYSTCSTHLIVVTFYTEPFVYIYLCARRLRSPSEAKILVVFYIILTPMLNPIIYILRNKEVMGALRRVIQRICSI from the coding sequence atggaaaataacaaccAAACATTAACAGGCTTCCTTTTATTGGGGTTGTTTCCACCATCAAgaattgggttgtttattttcattctcattgttatcattttcctaatggctCTTTTTGGAAACCTGTCCAtgtttctcctcatcctcctgGACGTCCATCTCCACACACCCATGTATTTTCTACTTAGTCAGCTCTCCCTCATGGACCTGAACTACATCTCCACCATCGTCCCCAAGATGGCATCCAATTATCTCTTTGGAAACAAGTCTATCTCCTTTATTGAGTGTGGGGTACAGAGCTTCTTCTTCTTGACTTTAGCAGGTGCAGAAGGGTTACTATTGGCCTCTATGGCCTATGATCGCTATTTGGCTATTTGCTTTCCTCTTCATTATCCCATTCGTATGAgcaaaaaagtgtgtgtgttgaTGATAACAGGATCTTGGATAATGGGCTCAGTCAACTCCTGTGCCCACACTGTATATGCCCTCCATATCCCTTATTGTCGATCCAGGTCCATCAACCGTTTCTTCTGTGATGTGCCAGCCATGCTGACTCTGGCTTGCATGGACACCTGGGTCTATGAGTACACAGTGTTTGTGAGCACCACACTCTTGATTGCATTTCCTTTCATCGGCATTGCATGTTCCTGTGGCCGAGTTCTCCATGCTATCTGCCACATGCACtcaacagaaagaaggaagaaggcctATTCGACCTGCAGCACACACCTCATTGTGGTGACTTTCTACACTGAACCCTTTGTTTACATTTACCTATGCGCAAGACGGCTGAGATCTCCATCAGAAGCCAAGATTCTGGTTGTCTTCTACATTATTCTGACCCCAATGCTCAACCCTATCATTTATATCCTGAGAAACAAGGAGGTGATGGGAGCCCTGAGAAGAGTGATTCAGAGGATCTGCTCTATATAA